Below is a genomic region from Candidatus Obscuribacterales bacterium.
CAGAGAAACGGCTTACAATGATCACCCAGATCCCAAAATTTTCCAGGCGTCACTGTTCTTGGTACATGACCATCGAATGTCTTAACCGTCAGAAAGTTCCTAACAATATCTGATGCCAAATCTTTGTCGTTAAGGTATTTTGAAGCCTGGGAAAAGAAGCAAGCATCCCAATCGTACATTTGCATGTAATGTCCAATTGAGGTGCGGTTGCACTCATCGGTATGGTCATCGGCACCCGGCTCAATGCCATAAGAAGGTGTGACAAACCTGTAGGCTAATTGCCCGAAAGGCGCGTGGATACAGCCTTCCGCCCGTTCAAGAAGGAACGATTTTAACTTTTCCTGAAGAACCACCTTCATCATCCAACCCCTAATAGTGCTAGGCTAGTCTACTATGAAAGATTCATCCACCCCCCGAATTGTTTCCACTATAGCCAGCGCGACAGAAATTGTTTGCGCTATGGGACTAGGCAAATATCTAGTCGGCATTTCCCACGAATGTGACTATCCAGCGGAAATTAAAGGGCTGCCTGTGGTAACTCAACCGCGCATCAATATTCATGTCTCCAGCTTGGAAATAGACAAGCAAGTGCGCAACATAGTCAAAGACGCTTTGAGCGTCTATCAAGTAGACAGCAAAAAATTAGCGGAACTAAAACCAACTCACATTATCACTCAGGACCAATGTGATGTTTGCGCCGTTAGCATTAAGGACGTCGAATCAGCGATGTGCGAATTGACCGGAATAGACTGCCAGGTCATTTCGCTTAAACCAAATTGCTTGGCTGATTTCTTCGATGATTTGCACAAGGTGGGACACGTCCTGAATGCCGAAGACAAATCTACGCACCTAGCCAATGTCGTCACAGAACGAATGAACGCCATTAAGAATAGAGCTAGCAAATTGCCCAAGCCAACAGTAG
It encodes:
- a CDS encoding cobalamin-binding protein, which codes for MKDSSTPRIVSTIASATEIVCAMGLGKYLVGISHECDYPAEIKGLPVVTQPRINIHVSSLEIDKQVRNIVKDALSVYQVDSKKLAELKPTHIITQDQCDVCAVSIKDVESAMCELTGIDCQVISLKPNCLADFFDDLHKVGHVLNAEDKSTHLANVVTERMNAIKNRASKLPKPTVATIEWIEPLMVSGNWMPELVDMAGGISAFGEAGKHSPSIEFRELIAKDPDFILVNPCGFSIERTLEEMHLLQNQPRWHELKAVKANKVFVLDGNQYFNRPGPRLVESLEILAEIIHPETFQFDHQETGWLIPTKPMRA